The Haloferax sp. Atlit-12N genome window below encodes:
- a CDS encoding type IV pilin translates to MQLKHLFTEDRAVSPVIGVILMVAITVILAAVIGTFVLGLGDQVSETSPQASFAFDYDGTELTITHESGEQINGDLVSITGDVNVSSPNNKWSDLGSGTISAGESVVIQSSGNDAFTQGETVRVVWTSESGSTSSTLQKWTYNG, encoded by the coding sequence ATGCAACTCAAACATCTATTCACGGAAGACCGTGCAGTCAGTCCCGTCATCGGGGTTATTCTGATGGTGGCGATTACAGTTATCCTCGCGGCCGTTATCGGTACCTTCGTCCTCGGTCTCGGCGACCAAGTGAGCGAGACGTCCCCGCAGGCGAGTTTCGCATTTGATTACGACGGCACCGAACTGACGATCACGCACGAGAGCGGTGAGCAGATTAACGGAGACCTCGTCTCCATCACAGGCGACGTGAACGTTTCGTCGCCAAACAACAAGTGGTCTGACCTCGGTTCAGGGACAATCTCCGCCGGTGAGTCGGTCGTCATCCAGAGTTCTGGCAACGACGCATTCACTCAAGGCGAGACCGTCCGTGTCGTCTGGACTTCCGAGAGTGGGAGTACGTCGTCTACCCTTCAGAAGTGGACTTACAACGGATAG
- a CDS encoding DMT family transporter, whose protein sequence is MTRYRNLGLFVVLAAVWGSAFMAIKAGLEFFPPVLFAALRYDVAGVVMLAYALYATDSPVPRGKAEWTEIAIGAVFLIAAYHALLFIGETDPNVTSAAAAVIVSLSPVLTTGFARLLLPSERLTALGVVGLLLGLVGVAVLSELDPSNLLAGGTVAKLLIFGAAAAFALGSVLTRRVDSEMPIETMEAWSMLLGAALMHVVSVGLGERLGSVVLNVQSVAALAYLSLAASALGFLIYFDLLDRLGPIEINLVSYVAPVFAALSGWALLSEVPTPSTVGGFALIFLGFVLLKRGAIRRELRYRFGDGVRSTD, encoded by the coding sequence GTGACACGGTACCGAAACCTCGGCCTGTTCGTCGTCCTCGCCGCCGTCTGGGGGTCCGCGTTCATGGCCATCAAAGCCGGACTCGAGTTCTTTCCACCGGTGCTTTTCGCTGCCCTCCGGTACGACGTGGCCGGCGTCGTGATGCTCGCCTACGCGCTGTACGCCACCGACTCGCCGGTCCCGCGTGGCAAGGCCGAGTGGACGGAAATCGCCATCGGCGCGGTGTTCCTCATCGCCGCCTACCACGCGCTCCTGTTTATCGGTGAGACTGACCCGAACGTGACGAGCGCCGCCGCCGCCGTCATCGTCAGCCTCAGCCCGGTTCTCACCACTGGATTCGCGCGGCTCTTGCTCCCGAGCGAGCGACTCACCGCGCTCGGTGTGGTCGGCCTCCTCCTCGGCCTCGTCGGCGTCGCGGTGCTCTCGGAACTCGACCCGAGCAACCTCCTCGCCGGCGGCACGGTCGCGAAGCTTCTCATCTTCGGCGCGGCCGCCGCCTTCGCCCTCGGGTCGGTGCTGACCCGCCGAGTCGACTCGGAGATGCCCATCGAGACGATGGAAGCGTGGTCGATGCTCCTCGGGGCGGCCCTGATGCACGTCGTCTCCGTCGGCCTCGGCGAGCGCCTCGGCTCGGTCGTCCTCAACGTCCAGTCGGTCGCCGCGCTCGCGTACCTCTCGCTCGCGGCGAGCGCGCTCGGCTTCCTCATCTACTTCGACCTGCTCGACCGCCTCGGCCCCATCGAAATCAACCTCGTCTCGTACGTCGCGCCCGTCTTCGCGGCGCTTTCCGGGTGGGCGCTCCTGAGCGAAGTTCCGACGCCGTCCACGGTCGGCGGGTTCGCGCTCATCTTCCTCGGGTTCGTCCTCCTGAAGCGCGGGGCGATTCGGCGCGAACTCCGATACCGGTTCGGCGACGGCGTCCGCTCGACCGACTGA
- a CDS encoding ABC transporter ATP-binding protein, whose product MADTILSVRDLSTRFFTEEGQVNAVESVSFDVEDGEIFGIVGESGSGKSVTALSVIDLIESPGRVTQGEIWYRNADLAEEFRGSKPEAVDGDLVDIRRLPKGVRRSLRGPSFSMVFQDPMSSFNPSITVGEQIAEAVEVQRRARSNPRSTRSRTQGYGLGSLLVDSLLPSKSYVDDESMDRAVELLDQVGIPDPEDRADEYPHQFSGGMLQRAMIAQALAGEPDILIADEPTTALDVTIQAQILNLLRDLQEQEGMSILMITHDLGVIARMCDRVGVMYAGEVVERGPLADIFENPVHPYTQGLLGSIPDVDDPSGRLEPISGNVPSLLDSEMPDACYFADRCPKAMTDCLTRIPEYELDGRHSVRCVLAEQEYDPADAVESAEAAEAADQEVSADD is encoded by the coding sequence ATGGCCGACACGATTCTCAGCGTCCGCGACCTCTCCACCCGGTTTTTCACCGAGGAGGGGCAGGTCAACGCGGTCGAAAGCGTCTCGTTCGACGTCGAAGACGGCGAGATATTCGGCATCGTCGGCGAGTCCGGTTCCGGAAAGTCCGTGACCGCGCTGTCGGTCATCGACCTCATCGAGTCGCCCGGCCGCGTGACGCAAGGCGAGATATGGTACCGCAACGCCGACCTCGCCGAGGAGTTCCGCGGGTCGAAGCCCGAGGCCGTCGACGGTGACCTCGTGGACATCCGACGGCTCCCGAAGGGCGTCCGCAGGTCGCTTCGCGGCCCGTCGTTCAGCATGGTGTTTCAGGACCCGATGAGCAGTTTTAACCCCTCGATAACCGTCGGCGAGCAGATAGCCGAGGCGGTCGAGGTCCAACGGCGCGCCCGTTCGAACCCGCGAAGCACGCGCTCGCGCACCCAGGGATACGGTCTCGGCTCGCTCCTCGTGGACTCGCTTCTCCCCTCGAAGAGCTACGTCGACGACGAGAGCATGGACCGCGCGGTCGAACTGCTCGACCAGGTCGGCATCCCCGACCCCGAAGACCGCGCCGACGAGTACCCCCACCAGTTCTCGGGTGGGATGCTCCAGCGGGCGATGATCGCCCAGGCGCTCGCCGGCGAACCGGACATCCTCATCGCCGACGAACCGACGACGGCACTAGACGTGACCATCCAGGCACAGATTCTCAACCTGCTGCGCGACCTGCAGGAACAGGAGGGGATGAGCATCCTGATGATCACCCACGACTTGGGCGTCATCGCCCGGATGTGCGACCGCGTCGGCGTCATGTACGCCGGCGAAGTCGTCGAGCGCGGCCCGCTCGCCGACATCTTCGAGAACCCCGTCCACCCGTACACGCAGGGGCTGTTGGGGTCGATTCCGGACGTGGACGACCCTTCGGGCCGCCTCGAACCTATCTCGGGCAACGTGCCGAGCCTGCTCGACTCGGAGATGCCCGACGCGTGTTACTTCGCCGACCGGTGTCCCAAAGCCATGACCGACTGTCTGACCCGCATCCCCGAGTACGAACTGGACGGCCGACACAGCGTCCGGTGCGTTCTCGCCGAACAGGAGTACGACCCCGCCGACGCCGTCGAATCGGCCGAGGCGGCCGAGGCGGCCGACCAGGAGGTTAGCGCCGATGACTGA
- a CDS encoding transcriptional regulator, protein MPELNRVAKRMYNIHPNAMHLSVGEEIAGTFTLESAEFFQTDFQAEGRRDGDEAVYRFATTEDNDAVVVGRQRPGEEGWTMVGEVDSVERTDA, encoded by the coding sequence ATGCCAGAGCTCAATCGCGTCGCAAAGCGCATGTACAACATCCACCCGAACGCCATGCATCTCTCCGTCGGCGAGGAGATAGCCGGCACGTTCACGCTGGAGAGTGCGGAGTTCTTCCAGACGGACTTTCAGGCCGAGGGCCGGCGCGACGGCGACGAGGCAGTCTACCGGTTTGCGACGACTGAGGACAACGACGCTGTCGTCGTCGGCCGACAGCGACCCGGCGAGGAGGGGTGGACGATGGTCGGAGAAGTGGACTCGGTCGAGCGGACGGACGCGTAG
- a CDS encoding aldo/keto reductase encodes MSLAMVPLGRTGTTVSELAFGTWRFGRQNDDGEVEVGRDRAHELLDAYAAAGGNFIDTADMYGDGASETYIGEWLETRDREDFVVASKVFWPTREDANGRGLNRKHLRRQMDRILDRLDTDYVDLLYIHRWDDETPVEEFMRTLDGFVRDGKVNYLGTSTLEPNAWKVVKANELADKRGYEPFTIAQPRYNAVNREIEGNYLDMCADYDIGVVPWSPLAGGFLTGKYARDERPPADSRAANDQRFADSYLTSSNFDALDVVEEVAEAVGASPAQVSLAWLMHHPQVTAPIIGARTVDQLGENVVAADIDLTSEQFKRISTAKRHLTP; translated from the coding sequence ATGTCGCTCGCGATGGTTCCACTAGGACGGACCGGAACGACGGTTTCCGAACTCGCGTTCGGGACGTGGCGGTTCGGTCGGCAGAACGACGACGGCGAGGTCGAGGTCGGCCGCGACCGCGCCCACGAGTTGCTCGACGCCTACGCCGCCGCCGGCGGGAACTTCATCGACACCGCCGACATGTACGGCGACGGCGCGAGCGAGACGTACATCGGCGAGTGGCTCGAAACGCGCGACCGCGAGGACTTCGTCGTCGCGTCCAAGGTTTTCTGGCCTACGCGCGAAGACGCCAACGGCCGCGGGCTCAATCGGAAGCATCTCCGCCGTCAGATGGACCGCATCCTCGACCGACTCGACACCGACTACGTCGACCTGTTGTACATCCACCGGTGGGACGACGAGACGCCGGTCGAGGAGTTCATGCGGACGCTCGACGGGTTCGTCCGCGACGGGAAGGTGAACTACCTCGGCACCTCGACGCTCGAACCCAACGCCTGGAAGGTCGTCAAGGCGAACGAACTCGCCGACAAGCGCGGCTACGAACCGTTCACGATCGCCCAGCCGCGGTACAACGCCGTCAACCGCGAGATAGAGGGGAACTACCTCGACATGTGCGCCGACTACGACATCGGCGTCGTGCCGTGGTCGCCGCTGGCCGGCGGCTTTCTCACGGGCAAGTACGCCCGCGACGAGCGCCCGCCCGCGGACTCCCGCGCGGCGAACGACCAGCGGTTCGCCGACTCGTATCTCACGTCGTCGAACTTCGACGCGCTCGACGTAGTCGAGGAGGTCGCCGAGGCGGTCGGCGCGTCGCCCGCACAGGTCAGTCTCGCGTGGCTCATGCACCACCCGCAGGTCACCGCGCCGATTATCGGGGCGCGGACGGTCGACCAGCTCGGCGAGAACGTCGTGGCCGCGGACATCGACCTCACGAGCGAGCAGTTCAAGCGCATCTCGACTGCCAAGCGCCATCTGACCCCGTAG
- a CDS encoding ABC transporter ATP-binding protein, which translates to MTEPLLAVRDLQKYYFEQDSFVDSLLGRDPTSVKAVDGISFAVERGETLGLVGESGCGKSTTGETLLRLREATGGAVTFDGTNVFEMDDDELKAFRRDAQIVFQDPFSSLDPRMTVGEIVAEPLNIHGIPETTETESKREWRRDKVADLLERVGLSANHLDRYPHEFSGGQRQRVGIARALALEPDFIVLDEPVSALDVSVQAQVLNLLDDLQEEFGLTYLFIAHDLSVVRHICDRVAVMYLGNVVELGPTDELFESPKHPYTKALLESVPRPSTAEHGRRVEALSGDVPSPRNPPSGCRFRTRCPQVIPPDDLDIEQETYRAVMDLRDALAVGDVNPDHIWDAADPDRADTEAFIEEARARHIDAELRGEVAGVVDTALGHLAEGETDRASETLRERFESPCETRRPAVGDASHPAACHLYEGSNEVTVIGTTAGAAAEADD; encoded by the coding sequence ATGACTGAGCCCCTCCTCGCGGTTCGGGACCTCCAGAAGTACTACTTCGAGCAGGACTCGTTCGTCGACAGCCTCCTCGGGCGCGACCCGACGAGCGTCAAGGCCGTCGACGGCATCTCCTTCGCGGTCGAACGCGGCGAGACGCTCGGACTCGTCGGCGAGTCCGGCTGTGGGAAGTCCACGACCGGAGAAACCTTGCTCCGACTGCGCGAGGCGACCGGCGGCGCGGTCACCTTCGACGGGACGAACGTCTTCGAGATGGACGACGACGAACTCAAGGCGTTCCGCAGAGACGCCCAAATCGTCTTCCAAGACCCGTTTTCGAGCCTCGACCCGCGGATGACCGTCGGCGAAATCGTCGCCGAACCGCTGAATATTCACGGGATTCCGGAGACCACCGAGACCGAGTCGAAACGCGAGTGGCGGCGCGACAAGGTCGCCGACCTGTTAGAGCGGGTCGGCCTCTCTGCGAATCACCTCGACCGCTATCCGCACGAGTTCTCCGGCGGCCAGCGCCAGCGCGTCGGCATCGCTCGCGCGCTCGCGCTCGAACCGGACTTCATCGTCCTCGACGAGCCGGTGTCGGCGCTCGACGTGTCCGTGCAGGCGCAGGTGTTGAACCTGCTCGACGACCTCCAAGAGGAGTTCGGGCTGACGTACCTGTTTATCGCCCACGACCTCTCGGTCGTCCGCCACATCTGCGACCGCGTCGCCGTGATGTACCTCGGGAACGTGGTCGAACTCGGCCCGACCGACGAGCTGTTCGAGTCGCCGAAACACCCCTACACGAAGGCGCTGTTGGAGAGCGTTCCCCGACCGTCCACGGCCGAACACGGCCGCCGAGTCGAGGCGCTCTCGGGTGACGTGCCGTCGCCGCGAAACCCGCCGTCGGGCTGTCGCTTCCGGACGCGGTGTCCGCAGGTCATCCCTCCGGACGACCTCGACATCGAACAGGAGACCTACCGCGCCGTGATGGACCTCCGGGACGCGCTGGCGGTCGGCGACGTGAACCCCGACCACATCTGGGACGCCGCCGACCCCGACCGGGCGGACACCGAGGCGTTCATCGAGGAGGCGCGCGCGAGACACATCGACGCCGAACTCCGCGGCGAGGTCGCAGGCGTCGTCGATACGGCGCTCGGCCATCTCGCCGAAGGCGAGACCGACCGCGCCAGCGAGACGCTTCGCGAGCGCTTCGAGAGCCCCTGCGAGACGCGGCGGCCCGCCGTCGGCGACGCGTCGCACCCCGCGGCGTGTCACCTCTACGAGGGCTCCAACGAGGTGACGGTCATCGGAACGACCGCCGGCGCGGCCGCCGAGGCCGACGACTGA
- a CDS encoding type IV pilin produces the protein MNFKQLLAEDDAVSPVIGVILMVAITVILAAVIGTFVLGLGDQVGDTAPQASFSFDYQDESSLDNLTVTHDSGTSIDAENVNLTADTPFQTVASDDSLSTANTSKSFADMGVSDDVTAGTSVQVGNNDFNSATFRIVWTSESGSNSATLQKWSGPDA, from the coding sequence ATGAATTTCAAGCAACTCCTCGCTGAGGACGATGCGGTGTCACCGGTTATTGGTGTCATCCTCATGGTCGCGATTACAGTCATCCTCGCGGCTGTCATCGGGACGTTCGTCCTCGGCCTCGGCGACCAGGTCGGCGACACCGCACCGCAGGCGAGTTTCAGCTTCGACTATCAGGACGAATCATCACTAGATAACCTCACCGTCACCCACGACAGCGGGACGTCAATCGACGCTGAAAACGTCAATCTGACCGCCGATACACCGTTCCAAACGGTTGCATCAGACGACAGCCTCAGCACGGCCAACACTAGCAAGTCCTTCGCAGACATGGGTGTCTCTGACGACGTGACAGCAGGAACGTCCGTCCAAGTCGGCAACAACGATTTCAACAGCGCAACGTTCCGTATCGTCTGGACCTCCGAGAGTGGCAGTAACTCCGCCACACTCCAGAAGTGGTCCGGCCCCGACGCCTAA
- a CDS encoding DUF1684 domain-containing protein, whose amino-acid sequence MTADAFDADAYVSELRAKREEKDDFFGSHPQSPIPPEQRDDFDGLDYFDPDPDYRVAASVETHDDPEPVTMDTSTDGEVRYLRVATFHFELRDAELTLGAYQQEHDDSPTLFVPFRDKTTGQQTYNGGRYMELTPDAPLDELDEVVVDFNLAYNPFCAFTDTFECPLPPEENWLDVVVPAGERDYE is encoded by the coding sequence ATGACTGCCGACGCGTTCGACGCCGACGCCTACGTCTCCGAACTCCGGGCGAAGCGCGAGGAGAAAGACGACTTCTTCGGGTCGCATCCCCAGTCGCCGATTCCACCGGAACAACGGGATGACTTCGACGGCCTCGACTACTTCGACCCCGACCCCGACTACCGGGTGGCCGCGTCGGTCGAGACGCACGACGACCCCGAGCCGGTGACGATGGACACCTCGACCGACGGCGAGGTCCGGTATCTCCGTGTCGCCACGTTCCACTTCGAACTCCGTGACGCCGAACTCACCCTCGGCGCGTATCAGCAGGAACACGACGACTCGCCGACGCTGTTCGTCCCCTTCCGCGACAAGACGACGGGACAGCAGACCTACAACGGCGGTCGGTACATGGAACTCACGCCCGACGCGCCCCTCGACGAGTTGGACGAGGTCGTCGTGGACTTCAACCTCGCGTACAACCCGTTTTGCGCGTTCACCGACACGTTCGAGTGTCCGCTTCCCCCCGAGGAGAACTGGCTGGACGTAGTCGTCCCCGCCGGGGAGCGAGACTACGAGTAA